One Brumimicrobium sp. DNA window includes the following coding sequences:
- a CDS encoding aspartate-semialdehyde dehydrogenase, with translation MRVAIVGVTGMVGQEMLQVLAEQNFPVSELIPVASERSAGSRITWKESEYTIVSLEEAIAKKPDLALFSAGGSISLEWAPKFVEVGCRVIDNSSAFRMDTDKKLIIPEINGNQLSEDDYIIANPNCSTIQMLMALAPLHRQYQAKRVVVSTYQSISGTGAEAVKQMDNERKGIKEKMVYPYPIDQNVLPHCDTFLENGYTKEEMKLVNETKKILDPSIAVTATAVRVPVSGGHSEAINVTFEKDFNLSEIRKTFHHTPGLHVQDNPEANIYPMPIFAKGKNDVFVGRIRRDESLPNTLNMWVVADNLRKGAALNTIQIAQKMIKLGILKGE, from the coding sequence ATGAGAGTTGCTATCGTTGGTGTTACTGGAATGGTGGGGCAAGAGATGCTCCAAGTTTTAGCTGAACAAAATTTTCCTGTTAGCGAGCTAATTCCAGTTGCCTCTGAACGATCTGCAGGTTCTAGAATTACATGGAAAGAGAGCGAATACACTATAGTTAGTTTGGAAGAGGCAATTGCTAAAAAACCCGATTTAGCATTATTTTCTGCTGGTGGTTCTATTTCATTGGAATGGGCTCCAAAATTTGTTGAAGTAGGCTGTAGAGTGATTGACAATTCCTCTGCATTTAGAATGGACACTGATAAGAAGTTAATAATACCTGAAATTAATGGGAATCAGTTATCAGAAGATGATTATATCATTGCTAATCCTAATTGCTCGACTATCCAGATGCTCATGGCTTTAGCACCACTACATCGACAATACCAAGCAAAACGAGTGGTTGTTTCAACTTATCAATCCATATCAGGTACTGGAGCTGAGGCTGTGAAACAGATGGATAATGAACGTAAAGGCATCAAGGAAAAAATGGTTTATCCCTATCCTATTGACCAGAATGTACTTCCACATTGCGACACTTTCCTTGAAAACGGGTATACCAAAGAGGAAATGAAATTAGTAAATGAAACTAAGAAAATATTAGACCCATCTATTGCTGTAACCGCTACTGCAGTTCGAGTACCCGTTTCGGGAGGTCACTCAGAAGCAATCAATGTAACATTTGAAAAGGATTTTAATCTTTCTGAGATACGCAAAACATTTCATCATACTCCAGGTTTACATGTACAAGATAATCCTGAAGCGAACATCTACCCTATGCCTATATTTGCGAAAGGAAAGAATGATGTATTTGTAGGAAGAATTCGTCGAGATGAGAGTTTGCCAAATACACTTAATATGTGGGTTGTTGCTGACAATCTTCGTAAAGGGGCTGCATTAAATACTATTCAAATCGCTCAGAAGATGATAAAATTAGGGATCTTAAAAGGAGAATAA
- a CDS encoding DUF2157 domain-containing protein, with protein sequence MTPHELEELVRENIISRETATQIASYYKSKQEQPKQNRLLLVFGILGALLIGLGIILILASNWDELPKTVRVLFAFLPLVAMQILCGYTLLRKNDNRVWRESSALLLIFAIGASISLISQIYHISGEMSTFLLTWILLGLPIIYIMKSATSSILYLIGITVYAMEIGYWNYPTRIPYEYWLLLVGIIPFYLYMRKKQTLSNFVFFHHIIIALSVTIMLTSLSKGEPLLMFIPYMNLFGIFLLMGSTPLKEKLKIHDNALFSIGTIGTLILLYINSFHSMWRYINNIEDIYFQFFDFPLFIPMLLTTIIGFYLFISKLKKVGWGGIRPLEFIFIFFFILIITFMKFPTIIAIGSNLAILIIGINTILRGIKQNHLGVVNFGLIIISTLILTRFFDTNISFLLRGLIFIGIGIGFFVTNYQLLKKRKAHE encoded by the coding sequence ATGACTCCACATGAACTTGAAGAATTAGTTAGAGAGAACATTATCAGCCGAGAAACTGCTACTCAAATTGCGTCATATTATAAGAGTAAACAAGAACAACCTAAACAAAATCGACTACTCTTGGTTTTTGGGATTTTAGGAGCCCTTTTAATTGGTTTGGGTATCATTCTTATTTTAGCTTCCAACTGGGATGAATTACCTAAGACTGTACGAGTCTTATTTGCTTTTTTACCACTTGTTGCTATGCAAATCTTGTGTGGATATACATTACTACGTAAAAATGATAACAGAGTATGGAGAGAAAGTTCAGCTTTGCTCCTGATCTTTGCCATTGGTGCCTCTATTTCTTTGATAAGTCAGATTTATCACATTTCAGGAGAAATGTCCACCTTCCTTCTTACATGGATTTTACTTGGATTGCCTATCATATATATTATGAAGTCAGCAACTTCCTCTATTCTTTACCTAATAGGAATCACAGTATATGCAATGGAAATTGGCTATTGGAATTATCCAACTCGTATTCCGTATGAATATTGGCTACTTCTAGTTGGTATCATTCCTTTCTACCTTTATATGCGTAAAAAACAAACGCTAAGTAACTTTGTATTCTTTCACCATATTATCATAGCCTTATCCGTAACAATCATGTTAACTTCTTTATCTAAGGGTGAGCCTTTACTAATGTTTATCCCATATATGAATCTTTTTGGAATCTTCCTACTCATGGGATCAACTCCTTTAAAAGAAAAGTTAAAGATACATGATAATGCTTTATTTAGCATAGGAACTATTGGTACTCTTATTTTATTGTATATCAACAGCTTTCATTCTATGTGGAGATACATTAATAACATAGAGGATATTTATTTCCAATTTTTTGATTTCCCTCTATTTATTCCAATGCTTCTAACCACTATTATTGGTTTTTATTTATTTATAAGCAAACTAAAGAAAGTAGGTTGGGGAGGAATACGTCCACTTGAATTTATTTTCATCTTCTTCTTTATACTCATCATAACTTTCATGAAATTTCCTACTATAATTGCTATTGGATCAAACCTAGCCATTTTAATAATAGGAATAAATACAATCCTACGTGGCATAAAACAGAATCATTTAGGAGTTGTGAATTTTGGATTGATAATCATTTCCACACTCATTCTCACACGTTTCTTTGACACTAATATTTCCTTCCTATTACGTGGACTTATCTTTATCGGAATTGGAATTGGGTTCTTTGTAACGAATTATCAACTACTAAAAAAGAGAAAAGCTCATGAATAG
- a CDS encoding GDYXXLXY domain-containing protein yields MNSKKYLFLTFIIVALVQLAIPIKMIMEHETILKIGKIYRFEIAPIDPSDPFRGKYVIVRLKENSFRPESMDENMQGDIYVLLHSTGPNGFATIKGLSKEKPAANEDFVKAKIDYSYDELVYIRYPFDRYYLNETIAPKVEGDYFKMANDTLQKSYAILYVQDGDAVINDLIINGKSVKDYH; encoded by the coding sequence ATGAATAGTAAAAAATATTTATTTCTCACTTTTATTATAGTAGCTCTCGTTCAGCTAGCCATACCTATAAAAATGATAATGGAACATGAAACTATTCTAAAAATTGGAAAGATATATCGATTTGAGATTGCTCCTATTGATCCTTCCGATCCATTTCGAGGAAAATATGTCATTGTAAGACTCAAAGAAAATAGCTTCCGACCAGAATCAATGGATGAAAATATGCAAGGAGACATATATGTCTTACTTCATTCTACCGGACCAAATGGATTTGCTACTATCAAAGGACTTTCAAAAGAGAAACCAGCTGCGAACGAAGATTTTGTAAAAGCAAAAATAGATTATAGCTATGATGAATTGGTATATATTAGATATCCTTTTGATAGATATTATTTAAATGAAACAATAGCCCCTAAAGTTGAAGGAGACTACTTTAAAATGGCAAACGATACGTTACAAAAAAGCTACGCCATTCTTTATGTACAAGATGGGGATGCGGTTATTAATGATTTAATTATCAATGGGAAATCTGTAAAAGACTACCATTAA